One window of the Lysobacter sp. S4-A87 genome contains the following:
- a CDS encoding DUF998 domain-containing protein, with amino-acid sequence MSGVDLTVGMEHRERALVRNLGTVALVAIAWFLATVVALQVLRDDLDWIRVPLSFYLVGPYGPWLQFAYIALASAIAMLAIGYYRVIRTPGGKAVLSLFMLGAVALAITAQAETDLGGGRELTLGAYIHAISAPLAFLGTTLGMLWQSWRFRADPRWRRCFAIAFGLAVVCFGALWAHALLRDLPRGLSQKAVVLAILAWLALAARWLRQAPLMNRD; translated from the coding sequence ATGTCCGGCGTCGATCTGACCGTTGGCATGGAGCACAGGGAGCGGGCGCTGGTCCGCAACCTGGGGACTGTCGCGCTGGTGGCCATTGCCTGGTTCCTTGCCACCGTCGTCGCGCTGCAGGTGCTGCGCGACGATCTCGACTGGATCCGGGTGCCGCTGAGCTTCTATCTCGTCGGGCCGTACGGGCCCTGGCTGCAGTTCGCCTACATCGCCCTGGCCAGCGCGATCGCGATGCTGGCCATTGGCTACTACCGCGTCATCCGCACGCCCGGCGGCAAGGCGGTGCTGTCTCTGTTCATGCTCGGTGCCGTGGCGCTGGCCATCACCGCCCAGGCCGAAACCGATCTTGGCGGCGGGCGCGAACTGACCCTGGGCGCCTACATCCACGCCATCTCCGCGCCCCTGGCATTCCTCGGCACGACCCTGGGGATGCTGTGGCAGTCCTGGCGCTTCCGCGCGGACCCGCGCTGGCGGCGCTGCTTTGCCATCGCCTTCGGTCTGGCGGTGGTCTGCTTCGGCGCGCTGTGGGCGCATGCGCTGTTGCGCGATCTGCCCCGCGGCCTGAGCCAGAAGGCCGTGGTCCTGGCGATCCTCGCCTGGCTGGCCCTGGCGGCCAGATGGCTGCGCCAGGCGCCGCTGATGAATCGAGATTAA
- a CDS encoding sulfurtransferase, which yields MLLNIAAYHFTPIQHPQDLAAQLQARAQDLGLRGSMLVAGEGINLFLAGTDAAIHGFLDALRVQDGFADLIVKFSRSRRQPFARLKVKVKPEIISFRRDNASPLTGRAPAVLPETLARWLDQGHDDAGKRVVMLDTRNREEFGYGTFNEALTLPIDNFTDLPQALEPHREALSDATVVSFCTGGIRCEKAALWMQAEGMSNVLQLDGGILGYFERVGGRHYDGRCFVFDERVALDPGLQPLIDDAA from the coding sequence ATGCTGCTCAATATCGCCGCCTACCACTTCACCCCCATCCAGCACCCCCAGGACCTTGCCGCACAGCTGCAAGCGCGTGCGCAGGACCTGGGCCTGCGCGGCTCCATGCTGGTGGCCGGTGAGGGCATCAACCTGTTCCTGGCCGGAACCGACGCCGCCATCCACGGTTTCCTCGACGCCTTGCGTGTGCAGGACGGCTTTGCCGATCTCATCGTCAAGTTCAGCCGCAGCCGGCGCCAGCCGTTCGCGCGGCTGAAGGTGAAGGTCAAGCCGGAGATCATCAGCTTCCGCCGCGACAATGCTTCACCGCTGACGGGACGGGCACCAGCAGTGCTGCCCGAAACGCTGGCGCGCTGGCTGGACCAGGGCCACGACGATGCCGGCAAGCGCGTGGTGATGCTCGACACGCGCAACCGCGAGGAGTTCGGCTACGGCACGTTCAACGAAGCGCTGACCCTGCCGATCGACAACTTCACCGACCTGCCGCAGGCGCTGGAACCGCATCGCGAAGCACTGAGCGACGCCACGGTGGTGAGCTTCTGCACCGGCGGCATCCGTTGCGAGAAGGCCGCGCTGTGGATGCAGGCGGAGGGAATGAGCAACGTATTGCAGCTCGATGGCGGCATTCTGGGGTACTTTGAACGCGTTGGCGGTCGCCATTACGACGGTCGCTGCTTCGTGTTCGACGAGCGCGTGGCGCTCGACCCGGGACTGCAACCCCTGATCGATGACGCTGCCTGA
- a CDS encoding TIGR03862 family flavoprotein, giving the protein MPSQTRPPARLAIIGGGPAGLMAAEVARASGLQVDLFEGKGSVGRKFLIAGKGGLNLTHGEPRPGFDLRYGSRRSEVAAWLDDFDADALREWARSGFAIETYVGTSGRVFPMDRKAAPLLRGWVRRLRESGVSFHVQHRWLGWTDDGALRFGTPDGEVVLRCDATVLALGGGSWPELGSDGAWQELLLARGVDVAPLQPSNCGFDIGWSEHFATRHAGAPLKPVVAHWRDASGVHHELQGECVVTATGIEGSLVYALSATLRDAIAAHGEARIELDLAPGRDLPRLQHDLARPRGGRSLSEHLRRHAGIAGVKAGLLHEVLDQQALHDDAVLARTIKRLPLRLLRPRPIAEAISSAGGVRLEALDDALMIRSMPGLFCAGEMLDWEAPTGGYLLTACFASGLRAGRGAVDWLR; this is encoded by the coding sequence ATGCCCTCCCAGACCCGCCCCCCTGCTCGCCTGGCCATCATCGGCGGTGGCCCCGCCGGCCTGATGGCGGCTGAAGTCGCCCGCGCGTCGGGACTGCAGGTGGACCTGTTCGAAGGCAAGGGCTCGGTCGGCCGCAAATTCCTGATCGCCGGCAAGGGCGGCCTCAACCTCACCCACGGCGAGCCGCGGCCCGGGTTCGACCTGCGCTACGGTTCGCGCCGCAGCGAAGTCGCCGCCTGGCTCGACGATTTCGATGCCGATGCCTTGCGCGAATGGGCGCGCAGCGGGTTCGCCATCGAAACCTATGTCGGCACGTCAGGCAGGGTGTTCCCGATGGACCGCAAGGCAGCGCCGCTGCTGCGCGGCTGGGTGCGGCGGCTGCGCGAATCGGGTGTGAGCTTCCACGTGCAGCACCGCTGGCTGGGCTGGACGGATGACGGCGCCCTGCGTTTCGGCACGCCCGATGGCGAAGTCGTCCTGCGCTGCGACGCCACCGTCCTGGCGCTCGGCGGTGGCAGTTGGCCCGAGCTCGGCTCGGACGGTGCCTGGCAGGAGCTGCTGCTGGCGCGCGGCGTCGACGTCGCCCCGCTGCAACCGTCCAACTGCGGATTCGACATCGGCTGGAGCGAGCACTTCGCCACCCGCCATGCCGGCGCGCCGCTGAAACCGGTCGTCGCCCACTGGCGCGATGCCTCCGGTGTGCACCACGAACTCCAGGGCGAATGCGTCGTCACCGCGACCGGTATCGAAGGCAGCCTGGTCTATGCCCTGTCGGCGACGTTGCGCGATGCGATCGCCGCCCACGGCGAGGCCCGCATCGAACTGGACCTGGCACCGGGCCGCGACCTGCCGCGCCTGCAACACGATCTGGCCCGCCCGCGCGGCGGCCGCAGCCTGAGCGAGCACCTGCGGCGCCACGCCGGCATCGCGGGCGTGAAGGCCGGGTTGCTGCATGAGGTGCTGGACCAGCAGGCGCTGCACGATGATGCGGTGCTGGCACGCACGATCAAGCGACTGCCACTCCGGTTGCTGCGTCCGCGTCCGATCGCCGAAGCGATCAGCAGCGCCGGCGGCGTGCGCCTGGAAGCGCTCGATGACGCGCTGATGATCCGCTCAATGCCGGGCTTGTTCTGCGCGGGCGAGATGCTCGACTGGGAAGCGCCGACAGGTGGCTATCTGCTGACCGCCTGCTTCGCCAGCGGCCTGCGCGCCGGACGCGGCGCGGTTGACTGGCTGCGCTAG
- a CDS encoding DUF1993 domain-containing protein produces the protein MSISMYDASVPVFRQMLGAMAGLLEKAEAYAGEKKIDGGVLLQARLFPDMFPLVRQVQIACDFAKSVPARLADVEVPAYDDTEQDFAQLHARIARTLAFMDGLDPLLFEGSQEREIVLRPGTPKERRFTGQAYLLHYGLPQFYFHVTTAYALLRHNGVAVGKLDFMGVR, from the coding sequence ATGTCCATTTCGATGTACGACGCGTCGGTTCCGGTGTTCAGGCAGATGCTCGGCGCCATGGCCGGCCTGCTGGAAAAGGCCGAGGCCTACGCCGGCGAGAAGAAGATCGACGGCGGCGTGCTGCTGCAGGCGCGGCTGTTCCCGGACATGTTCCCGCTGGTGCGCCAGGTGCAGATCGCCTGCGATTTCGCCAAGAGCGTCCCGGCGCGCCTGGCCGACGTCGAGGTTCCGGCCTACGACGACACCGAGCAGGACTTCGCCCAGCTGCATGCGCGCATTGCGCGCACGCTGGCCTTCATGGACGGCCTCGACCCGCTGCTGTTCGAAGGCAGCCAGGAGCGCGAGATTGTGCTGCGTCCGGGCACGCCGAAGGAGCGTCGCTTCACCGGCCAGGCCTACCTGCTGCACTATGGCCTGCCGCAGTTCTACTTCCACGTTACAACCGCATATGCCCTGCTGCGCCACAACGGCGTTGCGGTGGGCAAGCTGGATTTCATGGGCGTGCGCTGA
- a CDS encoding YadA-like family protein, with the protein MSTHAHHHHAAAGSRASSSVRLRNLAVVIGLLLATPHAMGANTAINGGFNQSTTGTGSGYAFGSHGSVVLNGDEDFCGADNVIGRSNQTTGITADQEYLRFESNQAFGVFHPYGTSTTQVLWTGDGQTTNNIGYMGATTSGASNRLSQAFGVYSFATGCGAYATGNYSVAFGNNATATAGGAQAFGNSALASGIGSVAVGISSASTGVSSVAMGSRATASGDHALALGYRSTAVAADSVAIGPSATANTASSMAVGSLATATGTNTIALGASALGSANAATAVGSNAQAALNSVSVGQAALSNGGSSVAVGQGSQSAGLEATAVGQLSIASAQNSSALGQNSQATGVQGTALGESTVASGPQSSALGQAARATVANTTAVGQNAAATGVRAMAVGQGSAANSQDAMAVGQAAQALAINTSAVGQAANASAIGATALGFQSGASGLRATALGNNSRATQTASTAVGGWIDRNGNGLVEAGEFTSATATDATALGTASTASAADATALGFSATASAINSVALGTGSIADQANTVSVGTAAAQRKIVNLAPGTAATDGVNVSQLDAVIQTTDGIRYFQADGLGDGTDDAQVTAGTNGVAVGSSATATGAGAVAVGASAFAAGPGDLAVGSNASVLADQSTAVGSDSVIAVGATQASAFGATSNVSGAQGTALGFGASVTADGAIAVGSQSAASGSNAVALGLGTQAIGSGSTALGGGAIVQSDGSVAVGNGAGVIGGATQATAIGTGAFVADTGSNAVALGANSVADQASTVSVGSAGSERRIVNVAAGTAPTDAVNVSQLGAVTGDTRYFQAEGLNDGSDDAQAIGSRSIASGPNSVASGQSSMAIGYRSNASSTLGVAIGSWNDTNANGIVDAGEVTQATGAGGVAVGSAAQSNGFGSVAIGSSSRGLVDASTAVGTDSEASGLGGAAFGYQSRATTTASTALGAGAAATGIRSTAVGTLSVASGDNTIGIGFQSSSVGANGIAIGNTSQVNSVDGLALGTNAVVAANDPSGTPMSRGIAIGNNSRANNSDATAVGANAIANGQNSVAFGTASNAQGPQASAIGQNARAIGSNSVALGTSALAQGNVSTALGQNATATGSLSVALGQSADATASESLAVGNNAQATGSNSTSLGRSANASQAGSLALGADTVASAVDAFAGGRGSAAVGIGSTALGAASRAAGPDDTAVGSGAQVLADQSTAVGADSTIAVGAVQSSAFGATSNVAAAQGTALGFGTSVTGVGGVALGTGSVANRGNAVSVGTAASQRQIINVAAGTAPTDAVNVSQLSTATSGLRYFKAAGLNNGSDDAQATGLVSVAAGASAIANQESTTAIGSDAQATAAFATALGRSAHAFGTASTSLGQFSQTDGINSVAVGADSWAQADSAIAVGQASIARGVGSIAIGRTSIAAGPDDTTVGNNARVEADQGTSIGAGAVIASGASQASALGATSSVTAAQGTALGFGSSVTAINAVALGAGSVADQAGTVSVGTVGGERRIVNVAVGIAPTDAVNVSQLNTAVAGNRHFKAQSTVLGDDAIASGLGSMAAGALAEASGLRSVAVGSDSTASGDLSMAVGGDSLASGTGSMALGRLAQATGDGSVALGIGSVADRGSALSLGTAGNERQIIHVAAGTAPTDAVNVSQLADATTDNRYFQADGLNDGSDDAQVAVGTRAVAMGALSNASGANSVAIGMQATASASGAFAAGFAANASTEGAVAIGRNAAAGGGASVSIGDGNTASGNGAVAIGDPNVATGDGAVAQGLDNTATGNGALAVGHTNSAIGQGAVALGFQSQAQQAGALAIGDTAVSSVTGAVALGSGSVSDRALAPTTGSIPTGSTAIPIDTTDATLLGAVSVGSGTSYRQITHVADGTQAQDAVTIRQLQGALNAVTTTSSTYFHANSVLGDSLAVGTDSIAVGPTTVVNSDNGIGIGNGAVIDAAAPGAIAIGRDTQVLLASGVAVGSQAQVTAEQGVALGAGSTANHALSVALGSASQTTVGAQSGYTAYALAAPQNSFGEVSVGSAGAERKVTNVAAGSAATDAVNVGQLSTMSQNVVAMFGGGAAVGPGGAITPPSYTIGGNVFNDVGNALANLDGRVTSIEVNGSGGGPGRDPRFAANGDRATASATGSNSVAAGDGASATAANSVAVGANSVADRANTVSVGSTGNARQVVNVAQGTAATDAVNVQQMSNQAAVTLNQANAYTDQQINQIVTLPMQAIEDLRGEVNDEFRATDQRINRQGAMTAAMVHMASSAANIQTLNRVSVGAGYAEGEEALAVGYQRLVKRNVSLSVGAAFSGSEQSAGVGIGIGW; encoded by the coding sequence AGCAACCAGGCGTTCGGCGTGTTCCATCCCTATGGCACGTCCACCACCCAGGTGCTCTGGACCGGCGACGGCCAGACCACGAACAACATCGGCTACATGGGCGCCACCACCAGCGGCGCGAGCAACCGGTTGTCGCAGGCCTTCGGTGTGTATTCGTTTGCTACCGGATGCGGTGCTTATGCAACAGGCAACTACTCGGTTGCATTCGGCAACAACGCCACGGCCACGGCAGGCGGCGCGCAGGCGTTCGGCAACTCCGCGCTGGCGTCAGGAATCGGCAGCGTCGCGGTGGGCATCAGTTCGGCATCGACTGGCGTATCGAGCGTGGCAATGGGCTCGCGCGCCACAGCCTCCGGCGATCACGCGCTCGCGCTGGGCTACCGCTCCACGGCGGTCGCCGCCGACTCCGTCGCGATCGGCCCGTCCGCGACCGCCAACACCGCCAGCTCCATGGCCGTCGGCAGTCTGGCAACGGCGACAGGCACCAACACGATTGCATTGGGTGCTTCGGCGCTGGGCAGCGCCAATGCTGCCACCGCGGTCGGCAGCAATGCCCAGGCCGCCTTGAATTCGGTCTCGGTGGGTCAGGCAGCGCTTTCCAACGGTGGTTCCTCGGTCGCCGTTGGGCAGGGCAGTCAGTCCGCGGGATTGGAAGCCACTGCAGTGGGACAGCTGAGTATCGCCTCGGCACAGAACAGTTCCGCGCTCGGCCAGAACAGCCAGGCCACCGGTGTGCAGGGCACTGCGCTGGGTGAAAGCACCGTCGCCAGCGGCCCGCAATCGAGTGCGCTGGGACAGGCCGCCCGGGCAACCGTGGCCAACACCACGGCTGTCGGTCAGAACGCCGCGGCCACTGGCGTGCGCGCGATGGCGGTCGGGCAGGGTTCTGCAGCCAACAGCCAGGATGCGATGGCGGTGGGTCAGGCGGCGCAGGCGCTCGCCATCAACACCAGCGCCGTCGGCCAGGCGGCCAATGCTTCGGCCATCGGCGCCACCGCACTGGGCTTCCAGAGCGGCGCCAGCGGTCTGCGCGCCACGGCGCTGGGCAACAACTCACGCGCGACACAGACCGCCAGCACGGCGGTCGGCGGCTGGATCGATCGCAATGGCAACGGTCTGGTCGAGGCCGGCGAATTCACCAGCGCAACGGCCACCGATGCGACCGCACTGGGAACCGCGTCCACTGCCAGCGCGGCCGACGCGACGGCGCTGGGCTTCTCCGCGACAGCCTCGGCCATCAACTCAGTGGCGCTCGGCACCGGCTCCATTGCTGACCAGGCCAATACCGTCTCCGTTGGCACCGCCGCGGCGCAGCGCAAGATCGTCAATCTCGCTCCCGGCACCGCCGCGACCGATGGCGTCAACGTCAGCCAGCTCGACGCCGTGATCCAGACCACCGACGGCATCCGCTACTTCCAGGCCGATGGCCTGGGCGACGGCACCGACGATGCACAGGTGACGGCAGGCACCAATGGCGTGGCGGTGGGCAGTTCTGCAACGGCGACGGGTGCCGGCGCGGTCGCAGTGGGTGCCTCCGCGTTCGCGGCGGGCCCGGGCGACCTGGCCGTTGGCAGCAATGCCAGCGTCCTCGCCGACCAGAGCACGGCGGTCGGTTCCGACAGCGTGATCGCCGTTGGCGCGACGCAGGCCTCGGCGTTCGGTGCCACCAGCAATGTCAGCGGCGCGCAGGGAACGGCGCTGGGCTTCGGCGCCAGCGTCACCGCCGACGGTGCGATCGCCGTCGGCAGCCAGTCGGCTGCCTCGGGCAGCAATGCGGTTGCGCTGGGCCTGGGTACGCAGGCCATCGGTAGCGGCAGCACCGCACTCGGCGGCGGCGCGATCGTGCAGAGCGATGGCAGCGTCGCGGTGGGCAACGGCGCCGGCGTCATCGGCGGTGCCACGCAGGCCACGGCGATCGGCACCGGCGCCTTCGTCGCGGACACCGGTTCGAACGCGGTGGCACTCGGCGCGAACTCCGTCGCAGACCAGGCCAGTACCGTTTCCGTGGGCAGCGCCGGCAGCGAGCGCCGCATCGTCAACGTCGCCGCGGGCACCGCGCCGACCGATGCGGTCAACGTCAGCCAGCTCGGCGCCGTGACCGGCGATACGCGCTACTTTCAGGCCGAAGGCCTGAACGACGGAAGCGACGACGCGCAGGCGATCGGTTCGCGCTCGATCGCCAGCGGCCCGAACTCGGTGGCCAGCGGCCAGAGCTCCATGGCGATCGGCTACCGCAGCAACGCCAGCAGCACGCTCGGCGTCGCCATCGGCAGCTGGAACGACACCAACGCCAACGGCATCGTCGATGCCGGCGAGGTCACGCAGGCGACGGGCGCCGGCGGCGTTGCCGTGGGCAGCGCCGCGCAGTCCAACGGCTTCGGTTCGGTGGCGATAGGGTCCAGCAGCCGCGGGCTGGTCGATGCCAGCACGGCAGTTGGTACCGATTCGGAGGCGTCCGGCCTTGGCGGTGCCGCATTCGGGTACCAGTCACGGGCGACCACCACCGCCAGCACGGCATTGGGTGCAGGTGCGGCTGCCACGGGCATCCGCAGCACAGCCGTGGGCACGCTGTCCGTGGCCAGCGGCGACAACACCATCGGCATCGGCTTCCAGTCCAGCTCGGTGGGCGCCAACGGCATCGCGATCGGCAACACCAGCCAGGTCAACTCGGTCGACGGTCTCGCGCTGGGCACCAACGCGGTAGTGGCCGCGAACGACCCCAGCGGCACTCCGATGAGCCGCGGCATCGCGATCGGCAACAACAGTCGCGCCAACAATTCCGATGCGACGGCGGTCGGCGCCAACGCGATCGCCAATGGCCAGAACAGCGTCGCCTTCGGTACCGCATCGAACGCGCAGGGGCCGCAGGCCAGCGCGATCGGGCAGAACGCCCGAGCCATCGGCAGCAATTCGGTGGCACTGGGCACGTCGGCGCTGGCGCAGGGCAATGTCAGCACGGCACTCGGCCAGAACGCGACCGCGACCGGTTCATTGAGCGTCGCACTCGGACAATCGGCTGACGCCACCGCCAGCGAGTCGCTGGCCGTGGGCAACAACGCCCAGGCGACCGGATCCAACTCGACGTCGCTCGGGCGGTCGGCCAACGCCTCGCAGGCGGGCTCGCTGGCGTTGGGCGCCGACACCGTCGCTTCGGCGGTCGACGCGTTCGCCGGCGGTCGCGGCAGCGCCGCGGTCGGAATCGGCAGCACCGCATTGGGTGCCGCCAGCCGCGCGGCAGGTCCGGACGACACGGCGGTGGGCAGCGGTGCCCAGGTGCTGGCCGATCAGAGCACGGCAGTCGGTGCAGACAGCACGATCGCTGTCGGTGCAGTCCAGTCATCGGCGTTTGGAGCGACCAGCAATGTCGCCGCTGCGCAAGGTACGGCGCTCGGCTTCGGTACCAGCGTCACCGGCGTTGGCGGCGTGGCGCTTGGCACCGGCTCGGTGGCCAATCGCGGCAATGCAGTCTCGGTCGGGACCGCGGCGTCGCAGCGGCAGATCATCAACGTCGCCGCGGGCACCGCGCCGACCGATGCGGTCAATGTCAGCCAGCTCTCGACGGCTACCAGCGGGCTGCGCTATTTCAAGGCCGCCGGGCTCAACAATGGCAGCGACGACGCGCAGGCCACCGGCTTGGTATCGGTCGCGGCCGGCGCCAGCGCGATCGCCAACCAGGAGAGCACCACGGCAATCGGCAGCGACGCACAAGCCACTGCCGCGTTCGCCACGGCGCTGGGCCGCTCGGCCCATGCCTTCGGCACCGCATCGACGTCGCTGGGCCAGTTCAGCCAGACCGACGGAATCAACTCGGTGGCCGTCGGCGCGGATTCGTGGGCGCAAGCCGACAGCGCCATCGCGGTCGGGCAGGCGAGCATCGCCCGCGGCGTGGGCAGCATTGCCATCGGCCGCACCAGCATTGCCGCCGGACCGGACGACACGACGGTCGGCAATAACGCCAGGGTCGAGGCCGACCAGGGCACGTCCATCGGCGCCGGTGCGGTCATCGCCAGCGGCGCCAGCCAGGCCTCGGCACTGGGTGCGACCAGCAGCGTGACCGCAGCGCAGGGCACGGCACTGGGCTTCGGCAGCAGTGTTACGGCGATCAATGCCGTGGCGCTCGGCGCAGGCTCGGTTGCCGACCAGGCCGGAACGGTTTCGGTCGGCACGGTCGGCGGCGAACGCCGGATCGTGAATGTCGCCGTCGGCATTGCGCCGACGGATGCAGTAAACGTCAGCCAGCTCAACACTGCCGTGGCCGGAAATCGCCACTTCAAGGCGCAGAGCACGGTGTTGGGTGATGACGCCATCGCCAGCGGCCTGGGCTCGATGGCGGCGGGCGCACTGGCCGAAGCCAGCGGCTTGCGTTCGGTCGCGGTCGGCAGCGACAGCACCGCCAGTGGCGACCTGTCGATGGCCGTCGGCGGTGATTCACTCGCCAGCGGCACCGGATCGATGGCCCTCGGGCGGCTCGCGCAGGCCACCGGTGACGGCAGTGTGGCGCTAGGCATCGGTTCGGTTGCCGATCGCGGCAGCGCTCTGTCGCTCGGCACGGCCGGCAACGAACGGCAGATCATCCACGTCGCCGCGGGCACGGCGCCGACGGATGCGGTCAACGTCAGCCAGCTGGCCGATGCAACCACCGACAACCGGTATTTCCAGGCAGACGGCCTCAACGATGGCAGTGACGATGCGCAGGTCGCGGTCGGCACGCGCGCGGTTGCGATGGGCGCCTTGTCCAATGCCAGTGGTGCCAACAGCGTGGCCATCGGCATGCAGGCGACGGCCTCGGCCAGTGGCGCGTTCGCGGCCGGGTTCGCGGCCAACGCCTCCACCGAAGGCGCGGTCGCCATCGGCCGCAATGCCGCGGCCGGAGGCGGGGCATCGGTGTCCATCGGCGATGGCAACACCGCCAGCGGCAATGGCGCGGTGGCCATCGGCGATCCCAATGTCGCCACCGGTGATGGCGCCGTTGCGCAGGGCCTGGACAACACCGCCACCGGCAACGGTGCGCTGGCCGTGGGCCACACCAACAGCGCCATCGGCCAAGGGGCGGTTGCGCTGGGCTTCCAGTCGCAGGCGCAGCAGGCCGGTGCACTGGCCATTGGCGACACGGCGGTGTCGTCGGTGACCGGCGCGGTCGCGCTGGGTTCCGGATCGGTCTCCGATCGCGCACTCGCGCCGACCACCGGATCGATCCCGACCGGGTCGACCGCCATACCCATCGACACCACCGATGCGACGCTGCTTGGCGCGGTCTCGGTCGGTTCGGGGACGTCGTATCGCCAGATCACCCACGTCGCCGACGGCACGCAAGCCCAGGACGCGGTGACGATCCGGCAGTTGCAGGGTGCGTTGAACGCGGTCACCACGACCAGTTCGACCTACTTCCACGCCAACTCCGTTCTCGGCGATTCGCTCGCGGTCGGAACCGATTCGATCGCCGTCGGCCCGACCACCGTGGTCAACAGCGACAACGGCATCGGCATCGGCAATGGCGCCGTGATCGACGCGGCCGCACCGGGTGCGATAGCAATCGGCCGCGACACGCAGGTGTTGCTTGCCTCCGGCGTCGCCGTTGGTAGCCAGGCGCAGGTCACCGCCGAGCAGGGCGTGGCGCTGGGTGCCGGTTCAACCGCGAATCACGCCCTGAGCGTGGCGCTGGGTTCGGCGTCGCAGACCACGGTCGGTGCGCAGAGCGGCTATACCGCCTATGCGCTGGCCGCACCGCAGAACTCGTTCGGCGAGGTCTCGGTGGGCAGTGCGGGGGCGGAGCGCAAGGTCACCAATGTCGCAGCGGGCAGCGCCGCCACGGATGCGGTCAACGTCGGCCAGCTGTCGACGATGAGCCAGAACGTGGTGGCGATGTTCGGCGGTGGTGCGGCGGTTGGCCCGGGTGGAGCCATCACGCCGCCCAGCTACACCATCGGCGGCAACGTGTTCAACGATGTCGGCAACGCCTTGGCCAACCTGGACGGTCGCGTGACCAGTATCGAGGTCAACGGCAGCGGTGGTGGCCCTGGCCGGGATCCGCGGTTTGCCGCCAACGGCGACCGCGCCACGGCTTCGGCGACCGGCAGCAACAGCGTGGCCGCCGGCGATGGTGCCAGTGCGACCGCGGCCAACAGCGTTGCCGTCGGCGCGAACTCGGTCGCTGACCGTGCCAACACGGTCTCGGTCGGCTCCACCGGCAATGCGCGCCAGGTGGTCAATGTGGCGCAGGGAACCGCGGCGACCGATGCGGTCAACGTGCAGCAGATGTCCAACCAGGCAGCGGTGACGCTCAACCAGGCCAACGCCTACACCGACCAGCAGATCAACCAGATCGTCACCCTGCCGATGCAGGCGATCGAGGACCTGCGCGGCGAGGTCAACGACGAGTTCCGCGCGACCGACCAGCGCATCAACCGCCAGGGCGCGATGACCGCGGCGATGGTGCACATGGCCAGCAGCGCGGCCAACATCCAGACCCTCAACCGTGTTTCGGTCGGTGCCGGTTATGCGGAAGGAGAGGAAGCACTGGCGGTGGGCTACCAGCGGCTGGTCAAGCGCAACGTCTCGCTGTCGGTGGGCGCGGCGTTCAGTGGCAGCGAGCAGTCGGCCGGCGTCGGTATCGGCATCGGCTGGTGA